In Candidatus Eisenbacteria bacterium, one DNA window encodes the following:
- the trmD gene encoding tRNA (guanosine(37)-N1)-methyltransferase TrmD — protein sequence MKITLLTIFPDYFAAAFADGMIRVALEKRHLEVNVVNLRDFTEDSHRSTDDYPFGGGAGMIMKVEPIDRALAALPIGERGARPAGTRVAMFSPQGTRFTQAQAIEFAGLEHLVLLSGRYKAIDERVSEHLIDEEISIGDFVLSGGEPAALCVVDAIARLLPGVVGAFDSVETDSFHSGLLDCGYYTRPAEYRGWKVPEVLLSGHHGNIAKARREESLRRTLERRPDLLEHAPLAPADRTTLGRLMRERAPAAGAGHAPRRSAPDDAASGS from the coding sequence ATGAAGATCACGCTGCTCACCATCTTCCCCGATTATTTCGCGGCCGCGTTCGCGGACGGCATGATCCGCGTGGCGCTCGAGAAGCGGCATCTCGAAGTGAACGTCGTCAATCTGCGCGACTTCACCGAGGACTCGCACCGCTCGACCGACGACTATCCGTTCGGGGGCGGTGCGGGAATGATCATGAAGGTCGAGCCGATCGACCGGGCGCTCGCCGCGCTCCCGATCGGCGAGCGCGGCGCCCGTCCGGCCGGCACCCGCGTGGCGATGTTCTCACCTCAGGGCACGCGCTTCACCCAGGCGCAGGCGATCGAGTTCGCGGGGCTCGAACACCTGGTGCTGCTGAGCGGGCGCTACAAGGCGATCGATGAGCGCGTGAGCGAGCACCTGATCGACGAGGAGATCTCGATCGGGGACTTCGTGCTGTCGGGCGGCGAGCCCGCGGCGCTGTGCGTGGTCGATGCGATCGCGCGGTTGCTCCCCGGAGTGGTCGGCGCGTTCGACAGCGTCGAGACCGACTCGTTCCATTCCGGGCTCCTCGACTGCGGCTACTACACGCGCCCGGCCGAGTACCGAGGTTGGAAGGTGCCCGAGGTGCTGCTGTCCGGGCATCATGGCAACATCGCGAAGGCGCGCCGCGAGGAGAGCCTGCGCCGCACGCTCGAGCGCCGACCCGACCTGCTCGAGCACGCGCCGCTCGCGCCCGCGGATCGAACCACGCTCGGACGCCTCATGCGCGAGCGTGCGCCGGCTGCGGGCGCCGGTCACGCGCCGAGGCGCTCGGCGCCGGACGACGCGGCTTCGGGCTCGTGA
- the rimM gene encoding 16S rRNA processing protein RimM produces MPEPGPVRVGRLGRPHGLNGEIILQTMKFTPDELRAIETFTWRSNRGATRELKLRDARAAHDRMLLTFEGIGSREKASALTLGELWVDPARLPDPGPDTAYEYHLVGCEIVDEAGARIGTLLDVVQTAAHPLYRVSRENGAEALIPAVEAFVRRVDLDARRIVVALPEGLLEI; encoded by the coding sequence ATGCCCGAGCCTGGACCGGTTCGCGTCGGCCGCCTGGGTCGGCCGCACGGTCTGAACGGCGAGATCATCCTGCAGACCATGAAGTTCACGCCCGATGAGCTGCGGGCGATCGAGACTTTCACGTGGCGCAGCAATCGTGGCGCGACCCGCGAGCTCAAGCTGCGGGACGCGCGTGCGGCGCACGATCGCATGCTGCTGACCTTTGAAGGGATCGGCAGCCGTGAGAAAGCCTCGGCGCTGACGCTCGGGGAGCTGTGGGTCGATCCCGCGCGACTGCCCGATCCGGGGCCCGATACCGCATACGAGTACCATCTGGTCGGCTGCGAGATCGTCGACGAAGCGGGCGCCCGCATCGGCACGTTGCTCGACGTGGTGCAGACTGCCGCGCACCCGCTGTATCGAGTGAGTCGCGAGAACGGCGCCGAGGCGCTGATCCCGGCGGTCGAGGCGTTCGTTCGCCGCGTGGATCTCGACGCCAGGCGCATCGTGGTCGCGCTGCCCGAGGGGCTGCTCGAGATCTGA
- a CDS encoding KH domain-containing protein translates to MTRGLVDHPDDVRVEILEAGQETQFELHCSDSDRPHVIGKQGRTVRALRLALDAAAARIDRDANLEIAD, encoded by the coding sequence ATGACGCGCGGGCTGGTCGATCATCCCGACGATGTCCGGGTCGAGATTCTCGAAGCCGGGCAGGAGACTCAGTTCGAACTCCACTGCAGCGACAGCGATCGACCGCACGTGATCGGCAAGCAGGGGCGCACGGTGCGCGCACTGCGGTTGGCGCTCGACGCGGCAGCGGCGCGTATCGATCGCGACGCCAACCTGGAGATCGCCGACTGA
- a CDS encoding undecaprenyl/decaprenyl-phosphate alpha-N-acetylglucosaminyl 1-phosphate transferase yields the protein MPLIAFVMACVLALAFTPLSVRLAWAIGFLDHPEARKLHTAATALLGGVVVFASALAAWWIAIARLGLAASQSHDEVLALVSGAAIALVWGLWDDRFGMGVRLKLLGQVLAASCLILAGVVPDLGWPGPTEAVVTVFLVVALMNAVNFLDNMNGMIAGLTAVLMLGFAWGSLQRGAPGLAAAQFALAGACAGFLPFNFPRARTFLGDAGSLLLGYSLGASAMLAVAGLPPGWGRMGPLIMLLYPAFDLIFVVINRVREGRPVQQGGKDHSNHRLARLLKCPIRTVMLLWLVGAALCASALVAQRLNQAPATLLLSGAWLVIFLLTGLRLSSVPSQSPVPSAPSSAHPSRA from the coding sequence ATGCCCCTGATCGCGTTCGTGATGGCGTGCGTGCTGGCGCTCGCCTTCACACCGCTCTCCGTTCGCCTCGCGTGGGCGATAGGATTCCTCGACCATCCCGAAGCTCGCAAGCTCCACACCGCGGCGACCGCACTGCTCGGCGGTGTGGTCGTGTTTGCAAGCGCGTTGGCGGCGTGGTGGATCGCGATCGCAAGGCTCGGGCTCGCAGCGTCACAATCGCACGACGAGGTGCTGGCGCTGGTGTCGGGTGCTGCGATCGCGCTGGTGTGGGGATTATGGGACGACCGATTCGGCATGGGAGTGAGGCTCAAGCTGCTCGGTCAGGTGCTCGCGGCCTCGTGCTTGATCCTGGCCGGCGTGGTGCCGGACCTCGGCTGGCCTGGGCCGACCGAGGCGGTGGTCACGGTATTCCTGGTCGTCGCGCTCATGAACGCAGTCAATTTCCTCGACAACATGAACGGGATGATCGCCGGCCTCACGGCCGTGCTGATGCTCGGGTTTGCGTGGGGTTCGCTGCAGCGCGGAGCGCCGGGCCTCGCCGCCGCCCAGTTCGCACTGGCCGGCGCCTGTGCGGGGTTCCTGCCCTTCAACTTCCCGCGGGCTCGCACCTTCCTCGGGGACGCGGGGAGCCTGCTTCTCGGCTATAGTCTCGGCGCTTCCGCGATGCTCGCGGTAGCGGGCTTGCCGCCGGGCTGGGGGCGCATGGGACCCTTGATCATGCTGCTCTACCCGGCCTTCGACCTGATCTTCGTCGTGATCAACCGCGTGCGCGAGGGACGTCCCGTGCAGCAGGGCGGTAAAGATCACAGCAACCATCGCCTCGCGAGGCTTCTCAAATGTCCGATTCGAACCGTGATGCTCCTGTGGCTCGTTGGGGCCGCACTCTGCGCAAGCGCACTCGTGGCTCAGCGGCTCAACCAGGCTCCGGCAACGCTCCTCCTGTCGGGCGCGTGGTTGGTGATCTTCCTGTTGACGGGGCTGCGACTATCATCCGTGCCGAGCCAGTCGCCCGTTCCGAGCGCACCGTCATCGGCGCACCCAAGCCGCGCGTAA
- a CDS encoding NAD-dependent epimerase/dehydratase family protein: MRSLVTGGAGFIGSHLCEALLERGHEVWALDDLSTGRVENLRSFERHSNFRFLEGDVTDVSLVKGLVAQSDRVYHLAAAVGVKYVLENPLRSLITNIRGSEVVLEACTEHQRRIILFSSSEVYGKGMSVPFSEDDDRVLGPTHKLRWSYAVGKTVDECLAQAYWQQKQLPVTVVRCFNTCGPRQTGAYGMVIPNMVERALSGRPILVYGDGQQSRCFSAVFDVVRGVLLLVERPESHGEIYNIGTDEEVTVLGLAERIRSKCGSESAIEFVEYEAVYGRSFEDMRRRVPDLRKIGAAVGYRAEISLDRLLDMTIRDLCERLSLPLPAGVARD; the protein is encoded by the coding sequence ATGAGGTCACTGGTCACGGGTGGCGCCGGCTTCATCGGCTCCCATCTCTGCGAGGCACTGCTCGAGCGCGGACACGAAGTCTGGGCGCTCGACGATCTCTCGACCGGTCGGGTCGAGAATCTGCGCAGCTTCGAACGCCATTCGAACTTCCGTTTCCTCGAAGGTGACGTCACCGACGTCTCGCTGGTGAAGGGTCTGGTGGCGCAGAGCGATCGCGTCTACCACCTCGCGGCGGCGGTCGGCGTCAAGTATGTGCTCGAGAATCCACTGCGCTCGTTGATCACGAACATTCGCGGATCCGAGGTGGTGCTCGAGGCCTGTACGGAACATCAGCGCCGGATCATTCTGTTCTCGAGCAGCGAGGTGTACGGCAAGGGCATGTCGGTTCCGTTCTCCGAGGACGACGATCGAGTGCTCGGGCCGACGCATAAGCTGCGCTGGTCCTACGCAGTCGGCAAGACCGTCGACGAATGCCTGGCGCAGGCGTACTGGCAGCAGAAGCAACTGCCGGTCACGGTGGTGCGCTGCTTCAATACCTGCGGGCCGCGCCAGACCGGTGCCTACGGCATGGTGATCCCGAACATGGTGGAGCGTGCCCTGAGTGGTCGGCCGATTCTGGTGTACGGCGACGGCCAGCAGTCGCGCTGTTTCTCGGCGGTGTTCGACGTGGTGCGCGGCGTGCTGCTGCTGGTCGAGCGACCCGAGTCGCACGGCGAGATCTACAACATCGGCACCGACGAGGAAGTCACGGTGCTGGGGCTCGCCGAGCGCATCCGCTCCAAGTGCGGGAGCGAGTCGGCGATCGAGTTCGTGGAATACGAGGCAGTGTACGGCCGTTCGTTCGAGGACATGCGTCGCCGCGTGCCGGATCTGCGGAAGATCGGCGCGGCGGTCGGTTATCGCGCCGAGATCTCGCTCGACCGCCTGCTGGACATGACGATTCGCGACCTCTGCGAGCGGCTCTCTCTGCCGTTGCCGGCGGGCGTCGCTCGCGACTGA